Part of the Aquimarina sp. MAR_2010_214 genome is shown below.
TTTAAAATAGTGAATGCTAATATTTCGGGATTAGATAGATCTGTAATACAAGGAAATATAAGAATTCGAAATGCAGTTAGCAATGCCTCGAAATTTGAACTTGAAGGAGATTTTAAAAATTTAACCAGTAATTATTATGATCTGGTGAATTTACTACCCAATGTATTAGGCAACTCCTTACCACGACAATTATATCAGTTTGGTAGTGTACGGGCAGTTGGTAATGCTATAGTAACAACAAAAGCTGTAGATGTGGATATGGATCTGTTTTCACAGTTGGGAAAGGTAAATGCCTTTGTTTTGCTGGAAAACCTTAATGATTTAGAACGAGCATCGTATAATGGAAATATTATTTCCAATAATTTTAATGTGGGACAGTTACTAGGTAGAAAATCAATAGGGAATTCTGTTTTTGATATTCATGTAGATGGAACAGGGTTTACTTTAAAAAGCCTAGACACCAAGATAGAAGGAGATATTAGCAAGCTTGATTTTAATGGATATACATATACCAATTTAAAAGCACAAGGAAACCTTAAAGATCGTGTCTTTGATGGTAACCTTAATTCTAAAGATCCTAATGTGAGGTTTAGTTTTAGTGGGGTTGCTGATTTGTCACAAGAAATACATAACTATAATTTTAAGGCGTATGTAGATCATATGGATCTTAATAAACTAAACTTGTTTACCAGAGATAGTATTTCTGTTCTTAATGGAGATGTGTATATGAATATGAAAGGAACAGGTATCAATGATGCTTTTGGAACTATTGCTTTTGAAAAAGCACTATATACCAACCAGAATGCGGGGTTTTATTTTGAAGATTTTGAGATCACATCAGGTTTTGATGATAAGAATATACGTACTATTACGATCAATAGTCCGGATATTGTAGAGGGTAATGTGAAAGGAGTTTTTAGGTTCGAAAATGTATATGACCTCTTTAGAAATTCTATAGGAAGCTTGTATACCAATTTTGAGGCTACCGAAATTACTGATGATGAGTTTATGGAGTTTAATTTCAATATTTATAATAAAATAGTTGATGTATTCTTTCCTGAAATTGAATTCGCTCCCAATACTGTTATAAAAGGAAAAGTAGAGAGTAATGAATCAGAGTTTAAACTTACGTTTAAATCACCATCTATTCGAGCCTTTGATAATTTTATGGAAGATGTAGATATTCAGATTGATAATAAAAACCCATTATTTAACACCTATATCGCTATCGATAGCATCGACTCTAAGCACTATGATGTTTCTGAGTTTAGTTTGATTAATGTTACGCTAAAGGATACCTTGTTTATGCACTCAGAATTTAGAGGAGGAGAAAATAATAAAGACAACTTTAATCTAGAGTTTTATCATACCATAAACGAAGATAATAATTCTGTAGTGGGGATAAAAAAATCTGATTTCACATATAAAGGTCATACCTGGTATGCCAATAGAGAAAAGAGTAGAGCAAACAATAAGATCATTTTTGATAATGATTTTAAGAATATAGATATACGATCGGTAATCTTTAGTTATCTCGATGAAGAGATCAAACTCAATGGTATTACAAGAGGTAAAGACTATAAGGATCTAAAAGCAACTTTTGAAAATGTAGACCTTAATAAAATTACTCCCAGAATTGATAGTTTAAATTTTAGAGGAAGAGTAGATGGAGAATTGTCTGTTCTTCAAGAGAATGGTAATTACCTTCCTACGTCTACTATGGTGATTCGAGATTTGGAAGTTAATAAAACACTGCTAGGAGAATTGAGATTTAATATTTCCGGAAACGAGGATCTTACAAAGTATACCGTGAATACACGACTAATTAATGATGAAAAACAAAAAACATTATCAGCAATAGGAGGAATCAATGTTTCAGAAAAGAACCCTTCAATAGATGTAGATGTGGAATTAGATAACTTCAATATTTCAGAATTTAGTGCACTTGGAGGGATCGTGCTTACCAATATACGTGGATTCGTTTCGGGAGAAGCAAAAATATCTGGAAGTTATAAAAACCCTTCTATGGATGGAGTATTAACATTAGACCAGGCAGGACTAACTGTACCTTATCTTAATATTGACCTTGATTTAGATGATAACTCAAAGGTTATTTTAAAACAACAACGATTTAACTTTGATGATGTTAGTATTAGAGATACAAAATATAAAACCAAAGGTGTTTTGAGCGGATATATTGCACATCGAAGGTTTTCTAAATGGGAACTTGGATTAGAAGTATTGGCTAATGAAAGACTCCTTGTTCTAGATACCAAAGAAGATGAAGAGTCACTTTATTATGGTACAGGTTTTATTAGTGGTGAAGCAACTATCAAAGGGCCAACCGATGAATTGGTTATTGATGTTAATGCGAAAACAGAAAGAGGAACTATGTTTAAAATTCCGTTAAACGAAACAGAATCTATAGGAGATAATGCATACATCCACTTTTTAAGCCCCGAAGAGAAACGAGCTCGATTAGAAGGTAAAGAAATTATCTTAGAGGATATAAAAGGGCTAGAACTTAATTTTGAACTTGATGTAAATGATAATGCCGAAGTAGAGGTGGTAGTGGATAAAAATACAGGAAGTTCACTAAAAGGACGCGGAGCCGGGACATTACTTATTGAGATTAATACCAATGGTAAATTTAAAATGTGGGGTGATTTTGTAGCTTATGAAGGAACATATAATTTTAGGTATGGAGCCTTTGTAGAAAAACTGTTTACTGTAAGAGAAGGAGGAACAATTAACTGGGATGGTAGCCCTACGCGAGCGGTTTTGGATCTTAGTGCAGTATATAAAACAGAAGCCAATCCAGCAATATTGTTAGAAAATTCTTCTATAAATCGTAAAATTCCGGTAGAAGTAGTCGTAGATCTTCAGGGAGAACTAATTCAACCCAATGTGAATTTTAATATAGAATTTCCAAACTTAAGCTCTGTGGTAAAAAGTGAGTTGGATTATAAATTAAGCGATCAATCTAATAAAGAATTACAAGCACTCTCTTTAGTATCTTCTGGACAGTTTTATAACGGAACTTTTGATGCTAATGCACTTACAGGTGGCTTGGTCGCCGAAAGAGCATCAAGCCTTTTTAATGGGATATTCTCTGATGAAGATGATAAATTTCAGGTAGGACTTAATTATGTACAGGGTATTCGTACTTTGGATCAAGAAGATGCAGATCAATTTGGATTAACACTTTCTACACAGATTAGTAACAGAATTTTAATTAACGGACGAGTAGGAGTTCCTATCGGTGGAGTGAATGAATCTAGTGTAGTAGGAGATGTTGAGGTAGAATATCTTTTTAATGAAGAAGGATCACTGAGAGGAAAGATTTTTAATCGGGAAAATACCATTCAATTTGTGGGTACAGGAAATCAGGGATATGAGCAAGGAATAGGACTTTCATATTCAGTTGATTTTGATAATTTTAATGAGTTATGGACTAAGATTTTTAAAAGTAAAAAAGTAAAAGATTCTATTGCAAAACCAAAGGATACTACCAAAATAGAAACTCCGAATTTTATTAACTTTACCGAGAAGAATAACTAATTCTGGTTATTTTTATCATCCTGTTAAATACTTAATTATGGCAAAAGAGATAAAAACCATTGGTATCATGACTTCGGGAGGAGATGCCCCCGGAATGAATGCTGCAATACGTGCTGTAGTAAGAGCATGTGCTTACTATAATGTGAAATGTATAGGGTTTTACCGAGGATATCAGGGGATGATAGAAGGAGATTATACTGTAATGAATGCCAGAAGTGTTCGTAATATTATTAGTAGAGGAGGAACGATACTTAAATCTGCACGATCTGTAGATTTTAAAAGCCCTGAGGGTAGAAAAAAAGCGGCAGATCACCTTAAAAAAATAGGAGTAGATGCTATGGTTCTTATTGGTGGTGATGGGACTTTTAGAGGTGGACAGGTTTTTAGTGAAGAATATGACATTCCTGTTATTGGTGTTCCTGGTACCATAGACAATGATATTGCCGGTACAAATTATACAATAGGCTATGATACAGCATTAAATACAGTGATTAATGCAATAGATAAAATACGAGATACAGCCAGTTCACATAACCGATTGTTTTTTGTTGAAGTAATGGGCCGAGATGCCGGATTTATTGCGCTTAATAGTGGAGTAGGAGCGGGAGCAGAAGAAATTTTAATCCCCGAAGAAGACCTGGGGCTTGACCGATTATTAGAGTCATTAAAACGTAGTAAACGATCAGGGAAATCTTCGAGTATAGTTGTAGTAAGTGAAGGTGACAAAACAGGAAAAAATGTATATGAATTAGCAGACTATGTAACAGAAAATCTACCAGATTATGAAGTTAGGGTTACTGTTTTAGGGCATATGCAACGTGGTGGCTCTCCATCATGTTTTGATAGAACATTGGCTAGTCGACTATGTGTTAAAGCAGTAGAATTGCTTCTTGATGGGGAGAAAAATGTAATGGTCGGAATCATCAATAATGAGATTACAGCAACGAGTTTTGACGCTGGTCTAAAAGAAGGTCATGGAATTAATAAAGAATTACTTCGCATTTCAGATATTCTTTCTACTTAAAATATCACCCTTCATTTCAAAATATAAATTTTACCTGAAGTATTATTGAAGTCTTTAAAGTAAAGCTTAGAAAAACCTTTTCTACAACATAGGTTTTTTCTCATTTCAAAGCAAAAATCTCTCGAACGTATACTTCTTCTGGAAATAGCTGTTTTTAAACATGGTATGATTTTAATTGTCTAAAAGTTAGTGTTTTGTATCTGAAAGAGTAAGTCGTATTTGATAAATACCGACTTGCTTTTCTTGTTTTTGATTACGTTGTAACCTTACATTTGAGGAAACAAAAAAGTAAAATGAACCATCACACAAATGTCAAAAAAAACAAATTTATAGCAGATATTATAAAAGGATTTATATAACGAAACACTTTTTTTACCTCCTACTAAATAACCTATGTAAACTATCCCATAATTGCATTAAACAAAGACTAATATTCTCATTACTTTGCCTTAGACAATGTATTAGAAATTTTATTCAGTGTTGAAACTATAGAAAATATAACACTTTGATATGTTTTAAAAAATAACATATCCAGACTATGCTGGTTTTTAGATACCATCGTATTTTCTTACGTTTTCAGTACTTATACTGAATCTCTAGTATATTATCGGGGTTTAATCTGTAACTCATTATGAATAGTATTATCAAACAGATCAAACTTATAGAACGAATTGATCAACTCATTCGCCTGCAGGCTACGGGATCACCAGAAGAGCTGATCTCAAAACTAAGAATTTCAAAAACCAAACTGTATCGCATTATAAATACGATGAAAATGTTAAATGCTCCTATTGAGTATGACATCACCGTACAAAGTTTTGTATATGTCGAACCGGTAGATTTTACTTTTGGATTTTATACAAAAGATCGAAAAGCAAATATTCTTAATCCTTTTATAGGGTAGTTAAAAGAATGGTTAATCCCAAACCTAGTAACCAGTAACCGGTGACCGGTGACCCGAAACCCGAAACCCGAAATCTGAACCCTCATTATCTCACTTCAAAAAAACTTTCCATTTTTTTTCTCAGTTCCGAAAAATGAAACTGGGATGATTTACTATTGCTATTGAAATACAATTAAAAAACAAGATCAGTCATTAATTACTTTTTAAAATAGATCAATTATGTTAAAACAAGCGTTTCTAATAGCGGTGCTATTAGTTGGAATTAGTTCTATTGCTCAAGAACTTCCTAAAATTATTCCGCCCTCCCCTAATGCCTCGTCATTAGGAAAGTACGGGCAAGTCCCTGTAGGGCTATTTACAGGAACACCACAAATTAATATCCCTTTGTATACTCTAAAAACCGGGAAATTATCGGTTCCTATTTCATTGGATTATAGTTCTAATGGTATTAGAGTTGATCAATTACCTTCTAATGTTGGTTTAAGCTGGAGTTTACGTGCTGGTGGTGTTATTACACGAGTTATTATGGACGATCCAGACGAAACCTCATTTATACCTCTTC
Proteins encoded:
- a CDS encoding translocation/assembly module TamB domain-containing protein — protein: MLRIFLVLLSLFAFLVVLFSIPAVQTYFAEKVTNYLNETYGVDIHIDRIGLTYAGNVYLEEILVRDHHQDTLIYASSIKTSIGSITQVTKGRPELGQVSIEDLIFDMKIYKDESSDNLMTFVRKFNTGKKPPSGEKFILSTKNINLQRGKYSFTNENLRKPKAVEYTDITLDAESLVVDGDDVYVTIDALSFKDFRGLDVSKLQTCFTITATDMRFQELVIETKDSKIEGEILFSYDVGGLDDFENKVNITADFEKATVSTNDLIPFYKEFGKNQMLNMQNTSVRGVLNDFKIVNANISGLDRSVIQGNIRIRNAVSNASKFELEGDFKNLTSNYYDLVNLLPNVLGNSLPRQLYQFGSVRAVGNAIVTTKAVDVDMDLFSQLGKVNAFVLLENLNDLERASYNGNIISNNFNVGQLLGRKSIGNSVFDIHVDGTGFTLKSLDTKIEGDISKLDFNGYTYTNLKAQGNLKDRVFDGNLNSKDPNVRFSFSGVADLSQEIHNYNFKAYVDHMDLNKLNLFTRDSISVLNGDVYMNMKGTGINDAFGTIAFEKALYTNQNAGFYFEDFEITSGFDDKNIRTITINSPDIVEGNVKGVFRFENVYDLFRNSIGSLYTNFEATEITDDEFMEFNFNIYNKIVDVFFPEIEFAPNTVIKGKVESNESEFKLTFKSPSIRAFDNFMEDVDIQIDNKNPLFNTYIAIDSIDSKHYDVSEFSLINVTLKDTLFMHSEFRGGENNKDNFNLEFYHTINEDNNSVVGIKKSDFTYKGHTWYANREKSRANNKIIFDNDFKNIDIRSVIFSYLDEEIKLNGITRGKDYKDLKATFENVDLNKITPRIDSLNFRGRVDGELSVLQENGNYLPTSTMVIRDLEVNKTLLGELRFNISGNEDLTKYTVNTRLINDEKQKTLSAIGGINVSEKNPSIDVDVELDNFNISEFSALGGIVLTNIRGFVSGEAKISGSYKNPSMDGVLTLDQAGLTVPYLNIDLDLDDNSKVILKQQRFNFDDVSIRDTKYKTKGVLSGYIAHRRFSKWELGLEVLANERLLVLDTKEDEESLYYGTGFISGEATIKGPTDELVIDVNAKTERGTMFKIPLNETESIGDNAYIHFLSPEEKRARLEGKEIILEDIKGLELNFELDVNDNAEVEVVVDKNTGSSLKGRGAGTLLIEINTNGKFKMWGDFVAYEGTYNFRYGAFVEKLFTVREGGTINWDGSPTRAVLDLSAVYKTEANPAILLENSSINRKIPVEVVVDLQGELIQPNVNFNIEFPNLSSVVKSELDYKLSDQSNKELQALSLVSSGQFYNGTFDANALTGGLVAERASSLFNGIFSDEDDKFQVGLNYVQGIRTLDQEDADQFGLTLSTQISNRILINGRVGVPIGGVNESSVVGDVEVEYLFNEEGSLRGKIFNRENTIQFVGTGNQGYEQGIGLSYSVDFDNFNELWTKIFKSKKVKDSIAKPKDTTKIETPNFINFTEKNN
- the pfkA gene encoding 6-phosphofructokinase; translation: MAKEIKTIGIMTSGGDAPGMNAAIRAVVRACAYYNVKCIGFYRGYQGMIEGDYTVMNARSVRNIISRGGTILKSARSVDFKSPEGRKKAADHLKKIGVDAMVLIGGDGTFRGGQVFSEEYDIPVIGVPGTIDNDIAGTNYTIGYDTALNTVINAIDKIRDTASSHNRLFFVEVMGRDAGFIALNSGVGAGAEEILIPEEDLGLDRLLESLKRSKRSGKSSSIVVVSEGDKTGKNVYELADYVTENLPDYEVRVTVLGHMQRGGSPSCFDRTLASRLCVKAVELLLDGEKNVMVGIINNEITATSFDAGLKEGHGINKELLRISDILST